The Lytechinus variegatus isolate NC3 chromosome 11, Lvar_3.0, whole genome shotgun sequence genome contains the following window.
tctaccccaataAAGagctgatttaaataaaaagagaaaatccaacaagcataacactgaaactttcattaaaatcggatgaaaaaaaaagaaagttatgacatttcaaaactttgcttaatttcacataacagttatatgcacatcccagtcggtatgcaaatgaggggactgataacatcactcactatttcttctgtattttatcacatgaaatattctaattttctcctcattctcCTATGAAACAAAGATTtcttcctccctgaacatgtggaactatcattgttttaacattgatccttactgtcaaatcagtaaaaattgaaatattgtataatttcaaacaataaaagaaatagtgagggacatcatcaactctctcattgcatatcactgaattgtgaatataactattttgtgaaaaataagcaaaactgaAATATTGAGGGGGACCATTatggctcccccccccccctgggagaattagggttaaaaaaaatgattaaagacATTGGTTCATAttgtaatgattgaaaaaaatacatatttaattTTTACTTGAAAGTTGAAATCTAACTGAAATTACATTTATCTAAGGCCATTGCCTATACTTGTACaagttttattattaaaaagacATATAGAGTCGAGAAATGATTTCTCTCAATgaaaaacaagtttaaaaaaaaattatatagcattttctaaaaaaaacataatgcgATCATTGGTTGCAAAACTACTAAATACAGCACAAATGTAGTGGTTGATAGTGCTGTTACACCCTATTGTCAGCTGTGCATCGATTGAAAATTGCCGCAATGAAATGTCAAAGAGCTTTCTtaacttatacatgtacttacccTTTACGATGTGGTACAATGGACTTCATTAGATCTGCTGTTCGGCACGGGTGAAGCTGAAAGAAGGGCCTTCCAAGAAGGGGATGCTCCTGttcaaatgaaacaaattagGACGTGTCACTGGAAATGTACCTGCAATCAATTCTGAAAGCTAGATAACTTTTTTCTCAAAGAAagaaattcatacattcatagttTCAATAAACAGACTATTCATCAATTGACAATTTGCAGGTAATAGCAAGATTTGTGATTTATTTGTGGAGTTCGATGAATGAGTAGCAAGTAATCACAATTTTTTGCAATCCACCATTACTTGAAATGATTACTCTATGAAAAGATGTtgtggtctagttcataaatcaATAGACCGAGATTCAGAAGAACATTCCATGAAGGACTTTGTCAGACAAACTTTTGTCTGACAAAGTCTGGTTTCATAAAACCGTAAGTTACGAGTGACTATACAAACggctggtgaccctttcttagtAACTAAATCAACACCTAGTGTGTATtgtttaccacaagaaaggatcaccagtcgttcctgAAGTAGATTTGAgaacagttttatgaatgaCCCACCTGTTGGGTTATGAACGTCCATCTTTGGTGTCTTAATCTTTCCTGGTATGATCCTGGTACCTGACCCCAAACCTCATCTAAGGTCAGAAGCTTACCATCTGCAAAATGgagaagaaataataataataataatacttggcatttatatagtgctttatcAATcgacgactgttcaaagcgcttcacaattattattacccggtcactggattcatagcattccaagcagcctatTAGgtgcaaacttgctaaaccaaccacaattatggttgtttcctaccggtacccaattagcacctgggtgagagtggcaaagtgttgATTGACGCCTTGAAAtcagggtcctgtaacacaaaggttagggATTAATCATACGCCtgtttcatgattgattgtgcattgtagtcaatgcaatcggtcataaaaaaaactgttctaGGATTGCTAAGCGTTGTGTTAAGGGTCCTTGACGAGCAATAAGAAATTAATGCTTGTTTTTAAATGAGATCACTATcacaataaatttcaaattggcaatttggTATGTTAATTAACGTGGTATAGACAACTCTGTCATAGGCTGTGTATTGATTATCAGGGATTTATGCTTTTCAGATAAATACCTTTtaccctggggcagtaatcaaCATGCAACACTGCAtgttgttttatgtcctcatcaaaaaaaaaaacatttgagatAAGAAACATTTTAGCCATTATGTGTATTGAAGCAAACGAGTAGTACCTACGATAACTAATCTATTTTGGTATGACATCACCAATGCAGCCCATGTAAAGTCTGCATAGGTATAATGATTACAATTTGgaacataaataataataaatataatatctTTCGCACTGTTTGTCTGATATGGTTAACTATTTCACACAgctgcttgtctgatttttctgtttcctcTAAAACAACTTTCTATTTGGGTTGTATTCCCCTTTTCGGAAACAATTAATTTCACAATTGTTTCTTACTTTTTGCCAATATAAATGGACAAATGATGTGTACTTGTTACACAGTTGAAAGGCTCTGCaggaaaaaatattatatcCCCCATCTAAACTACGTCCAAAGGTTGAGTGTGTCAAATAAACAAAGTGATCAAAATCAGGGTGGTGATATGGTCTTTCACCCAGGGGGGGGGTACGGTGGCAAGATAGCCAATTTGTGTTAAATAGTATAAACACTCAGGATAATGACTTGAACAGATAGTAATAATTagaccatttatatagcgcagtcaCTATGtaaatatactctactgcgctgtAGTGTAACAGAGCTCCCAACAGATTCATAACCCTGCCCTCTACCACCCATACTTTTCTCCTGTTTCTCTGCTGCTTGTATACATCATTTTAAATCATCACTGCCAGACCCCTCCCCCACAAAAAATGtggggggctacttttcacaacctaCTGCCTAAATTTACAACATTGGATAAGTTTTAATATTGCTGTGAAGGGGGATTTTCCAGGGCTATTTTGAGCATGGGGGGGACGGCAAAATCACCCCCAGCCCTATGTAATTATtttcccctaccccccccctccctggatGAAAATACATACCTGATTTACATGCTGTGAAGTATAGTACTGGAACATTGTAGCTTGCACTGTGAATGATATGATACTCAAACTGACAACTCTcacactgtagctcttcaactGAAGATTTCACTGTctgaacatgaaaataaaaaataattttaaaaagaatgaaatttgCAGAACTTGGACAGTTTCTTGAATAAACTGTAATCTGTTCAGCAAAAATATGATCATTTTTGGACTGTCATTTACCCGGCCCACCCCCAACTTGACTTATACCAAAATCCTGGGTGTTTTAGTTCTAGTACACTCtccttaaagggatgctccaggctgaagatatttatatctaaataaattaagtaaaattcacaaagcagaatgctgaaaatctcatgaaaattggataataacaaatttaattaataaataatgtagagcaacattttgtgaaaaaaaagtatatgcaaagtgtcatgaatattcattaggtgggctgatgatgtcacatccacactttcctttttcttacattattacatgaaatcatgattgtttcatttttttcatacctgtgtaaatgatgtgtttccatcttgatgaaataagttgcagcaataaataactaatgcacttgaTCAGTTGTCATTCCAAttttgtaggaatgctgctcgcatatgatatgatgtcacaaatcaaataattaaaattctaataatttttaattcttggatggatttttctcaagaGTTTGACAATatcttttatcacttttttccctatttttacagtatttctttttttagggCGAACTTCTCCTTTAAGACACTTGCAGGGTTTCTGCAATGTGGCTTTCAATTCTGGTTATATATAGCCCGGTGTGTTTCTGACTGTTAAAATATAGCATGAGGGAGATAAACCTAACTATTGTCCATgttaataatatgcaatatcaGACTAGTAAATACCTACCACATGATCATTGAGTTCTTCCAGCTGGTTTACATCAAGTCTTGTATCTTTGGCATCACACAACATGGCTCCAGTGCCACAAGACTCTTCTTCATTCCAAGCTTCAAGAGACAATGGCAGCTGGCGCATCACATTCCTTTTCACCAGATAAGGAATTGCATCTGTGCCAACCTACAGATTGTAAGAtgagagattaaaaaaaacacagaatattCATTTTCGTATTTTTACCACTTTACCAGTATATGAATAGATCTATACCACGTTTTCAAATAGTGTCACACATCAATTCAACCAAAGAAGTCTGTCAAAcagatcatttcattttatactaAGTGTCAAACGATTCTAAGATTTTGAAGATGACGTATTCTCAGCCTCTCATCAAGGCTAATATATGAGAAACTGTATCTGGGACAGAGGAACTAACTTTAGTGACAGGTTGACCTTGGCACTGTGGCAAGTATGTATATAAACTTGACACATGTATCGGTAGCCTATAGTCCTACTCTGGATCAGCGTTGtcatcgatcatcatcatcaccatcataatccccaccatcatcatcatcatcatcaaaatcaatcatcatcaccatcatccttgtcatcatcattatcatcatcatcatcaatcagcattatcgtgatatttgGAAACCACCGTTCACTTATACTATAGTACAGCAgcgcagcgctttattcagtcactcACAGGCACGGTTCCtcatttccacctccattcactttgtacacaagtgcgcgtatacaaatcgacgagtggttcttgaaaccacgatttggcccatcaatcatcataatcaccactaccattagtcttacttttgttttacaatgatcttctccaccatcatcaccacctgcACAACTAGTCCTAGACTCATCATCAgacatcatcctcatcataatcattatcatcagacatcatcacatcatgcggacatcatcatcttatcatcatcatcatctcataaTCACTCTAAATTTCTGCATCAGCCATCATGATCAATAACTGCAAAACTTCCAAAAGACTACGGCTACCTTAACTTGGCGGGCTTAACTAGTTAAGTTAGGTCTACTTCTATTTTGTCTTTTTCGAGATCAATCATCGACTTTTTACTAGTTATTCTACTAAGACTACGGACCTCTATCGATCTGACTTCCCATCCTTCTTTAAGTCGCTTCGATAGACGTTCTATTTCCGTTATATCTGTTTCAAATTTCCATCTGTCTacttcccctcctcctccctccATCGCTGCAGCAAAATACCCGGGCGGGGTACCGGATGATACTTTCCCCGTCGCGTCCCGTGATCTGCACAGCTTTGGAGCCGTGTCAGCCGATCAGCGcgatgaaaatatcaatatacgATGGTGTCGTagaggggaaaaaaattatggaaaacTAGTGGGACAGCGTCACAGCGGTCTGACCGTGTAACATACGGGACGGGCAACTGAGGTTTCAGCCGAGAAGGGAGTTAcaaaataagggggggggtgagatATGACAGGCACAGAATCCTTTCAGTTTGTAGACAACACACTCACTTGTCATTTAGATTTaggaaaatgtgattttgtaaTGAATTTTCTTTACCTCGAGGGATAagaattgtgtgtgtgtggagggggggggggcataattgGTCCAAGACTACCCCCAAAAGAAAACACTGCTCTGTCATTATGAACGTGCTAGAAATATGAGGGGATGATAACATGAGCGAGTTAAAGAATGCACTTCAAACGGACGTTAATCCAAATTATGGATATTTTACTCAAAAgtgtttgaaaatttttgaatatctTTTTAAAGTGTACTTTGTAACGAGTTCAATTTTCTCAATGATATCATAATTCTGCTTATTCCcagaaattcatgaattttccACTTAACACATGAGGAAATCAGACCAAATTCAAGGACAGTGTAACAGATATTATTGTATAGATACATTGCCAGATATATCTTTAAATTGGTGTGTTTATCTCTGACAATTCATTGTGCATGAACATCCCTCTTGTGGATCCCCTCTTCCCATTCCCCTACCCATCCCATATCTCTCTCCATAATTTATAGTTGACAAAGTTGGTCATCCCATCGATTTAGTCATATTTTGTCGATTTGgggtaaaacaaaatattggaaAGCCTCATAACtctcatctccccccccccctctctctctctcttctaatCAGAAATTCTTTTAGTAACcgcttctctccctctctcttttcatttcacacacacacaccctcccttTTCTGCCTTGTGCTTACATATGTATTTTCAAATCCAGAATTCAAATACATTTATGGTTTATCTCCTCAACATCCAGGTGCCTTTCAGCAATACCCCTATTTTATTTACCTGTTAAAAATAATCAGTATTGAATCATACATACATAAGCAGGAGTGACTTCCATAAGTCATTTTCTGTAAAGTCTTTAATACAAGAAGTAAAAAAGGTAATAGAACATTCTGAATATGATTTATGATccatatatatcaaaataacatcaatcaaacatacaaaataGCATATTAAAAATTATACTTACATCCgataataacatattataaaTTCTTAAATGCCATTATCATACTACATTCAAAGAAACTCAGAGTAATATAAAAGGTATCATGTTCATCTactcttaagattttttttggtaaGAATGTTCTTTTCATTACATTAGTGTCGATAGGTTGGATAGATATAATTGTTTAATCTGCCCTACAACATCCATTGTCTACATactgggaagcatttcatgaagaaaaaagtCAGTGATTTTAAATGGCTACTTGTTATAAGTGACCAAAATCATTGCATTGGAATGGCTCACATAAAAAACtacttgtttcatga
Protein-coding sequences here:
- the LOC121424417 gene encoding ubiquitin-like-conjugating enzyme ATG10, which encodes MEGGGGEVDRWKFETDITEIERLSKRLKEGWEVRSIEVGTDAIPYLVKRNVMRQLPLSLEAWNEEESCGTGAMLCDAKDTRLDVNQLEELNDHVTVKSSVEELQCESCQFEYHIIHSASYNVPVLYFTACKSDGKLLTLDEVWGQVPGSYQERLRHQRWTFITQQEHPLLGRPFFQLHPCRTADLMKSIVPHRKGNYVVTWLSSVGPVVGLELPLAFADLCQAR